In Streptomyces nojiriensis, one genomic interval encodes:
- a CDS encoding DUF1062 domain-containing protein — translation MLNTWVVAPTCLPLVLRRCHTCASGRFRANGKFRVNANHKLLDAWLLVLCTACGDTAKLTVLERVHVRSVRPELLDRLHDNDPGLAAELLQDPVVRRRNHIALDWDGAWRLDTGGSDHLDREVIDVSVRFAARIPVRPVRLISEGCGLSRAEVGRLITDGKLVSAVRLSGKLSGDFTFTLKR, via the coding sequence CTGCCACTTGTTCTCCGCCGATGCCACACGTGCGCGTCCGGGCGCTTCCGGGCGAACGGCAAATTTCGCGTCAACGCCAACCACAAACTCCTCGACGCCTGGCTCCTCGTGCTCTGCACCGCTTGCGGGGACACGGCGAAACTCACGGTCCTGGAGCGGGTGCACGTGCGCTCCGTACGACCCGAGCTGCTGGACCGACTGCACGACAACGACCCGGGCCTGGCAGCCGAACTGCTCCAGGATCCGGTCGTGCGGCGCCGCAATCACATCGCCCTCGACTGGGACGGCGCCTGGCGCCTCGACACCGGCGGATCGGATCACCTGGACCGTGAGGTGATCGACGTCTCGGTCCGCTTCGCGGCGCGGATCCCGGTCCGGCCGGTGCGATTGATCTCTGAGGGGTGCGGTCTTTCACGGGCCGAGGTCGGGAGACTGATCACGGACGGGAAGCTCGTCTCTGCGGTCCGGCTGAGCGGCAAGCTCTCCGGGGACTTCACCTTCACGCTCAAGCGCTGA
- a CDS encoding serine/threonine dehydratase has product MHAAPAQQLDHAAVRAAADRIAGGIRPVTVAPAAEAGVWYALEYLQHTGSFKARGARNFLAAHHEAGALPAAGVTIASGGNAGLACAWAARALSVPATVFLPANAPRVKVDRLRGYGAEVRLVGDRYAQALAACEEFAAESGALSSHAYDHPLIAAGAGTLLEEIRAALPGLDTVVVAVGGGGLFAGVATAAREHGVRVVAVEPENCRALNAALAAGRVVDVAVESVAADSLGATRVSADALAAAQHENVTSVLVPDTEITAARRALWEEHRIVVEAGAATAAAALRAAPQPLGGRVAVILCGANTDPRDLVEQAEQPLTSAV; this is encoded by the coding sequence ATGCACGCAGCACCGGCCCAGCAGCTCGACCACGCCGCCGTCCGCGCCGCCGCCGACCGGATCGCGGGCGGGATACGCCCCGTCACGGTGGCGCCCGCGGCCGAAGCGGGGGTCTGGTACGCACTGGAGTACCTCCAGCACACCGGCTCCTTCAAGGCCCGCGGCGCCCGCAACTTCCTCGCCGCCCACCACGAGGCCGGCGCCCTCCCGGCCGCCGGAGTCACCATCGCCTCCGGCGGCAACGCCGGGCTCGCCTGCGCCTGGGCGGCCCGCGCGCTGTCCGTGCCCGCGACCGTGTTCCTGCCCGCCAACGCCCCGCGGGTGAAGGTGGACCGGCTGCGCGGGTACGGGGCCGAGGTACGGCTCGTCGGCGACCGGTACGCCCAGGCGCTGGCCGCCTGCGAGGAGTTCGCCGCCGAGAGCGGGGCGCTGAGCAGCCACGCCTACGACCACCCGCTCATCGCGGCGGGCGCCGGCACCCTGCTGGAGGAGATCCGGGCCGCCCTGCCCGGCCTGGACACGGTGGTCGTCGCGGTCGGCGGCGGCGGACTGTTCGCCGGGGTCGCCACGGCCGCGCGCGAACACGGCGTACGGGTGGTGGCGGTCGAGCCGGAGAACTGCCGGGCCCTGAACGCGGCCCTGGCGGCGGGCCGGGTCGTGGACGTGGCCGTGGAATCCGTCGCCGCCGATTCCCTGGGGGCCACCCGCGTCTCGGCGGACGCGCTGGCCGCCGCGCAGCACGAGAACGTCACGTCGGTCCTCGTGCCCGACACGGAGATCACGGCCGCCCGGCGCGCGCTCTGGGAGGAGCACCGGATCGTGGTCGAGGCGGGCGCGGCCACCGCCGCGGCGGCGCTGCGCGCGGCGCCGCAGCCCCTGGGCGGCCGCGTCGCCGTCATCCTCTGCGGCGCCAACACGGACCCCCGGGACCTCGTGGAACAGGCTGAACAGCCGCTGACGTCCGCGGTGTGA
- a CDS encoding alpha/beta fold hydrolase, whose translation MTTTELIPVAGGGRIWAERAGDGPPLVLHHGSVHDSRLWDRVFAALARHRTVVRYDARGHGRSTPATAPFRYEDDLLAVLDRFGFRSAELVGLSMGGEVALDFTLEHPERVRSLTLIAASAGGHEWPRSPETDAYAAALRGSDARRIAELELTVWASLGDRAPGFDVIEPMVRENAEARATAGKGHALDPDEDAVGRLDRIEAPTTIVVGDHDHPEIGVIAARLADGIPDARLEVVADSDHYLPLRAPGRLLELLLGPSDASSSAR comes from the coding sequence ATGACGACCACCGAGCTGATCCCCGTCGCCGGCGGCGGCCGCATCTGGGCCGAGAGGGCCGGGGACGGTCCCCCGCTCGTCCTGCACCACGGATCGGTCCACGACAGCCGTCTGTGGGACCGCGTCTTCGCCGCGCTGGCGCGGCACCGCACCGTGGTTCGCTACGACGCCCGGGGGCATGGACGATCGACGCCCGCGACCGCGCCGTTCCGCTACGAGGACGACCTGCTGGCGGTCCTGGACCGGTTCGGCTTCCGGTCCGCGGAGCTCGTGGGGTTGAGCATGGGAGGAGAGGTCGCGCTCGACTTCACCCTGGAACATCCCGAACGGGTCCGCTCGCTGACGCTGATCGCGGCGTCCGCCGGCGGGCACGAGTGGCCCCGGAGCCCCGAGACGGACGCGTACGCCGCGGCGCTTCGCGGATCGGACGCACGCCGCATCGCCGAGCTGGAACTGACGGTCTGGGCGAGCCTGGGCGACCGGGCCCCGGGTTTCGACGTCATCGAACCGATGGTGCGGGAGAACGCCGAAGCCAGGGCGACCGCCGGGAAGGGACACGCGCTCGACCCCGACGAGGACGCCGTCGGCCGTCTGGACCGGATCGAGGCGCCGACGACGATCGTCGTCGGCGATCACGACCACCCGGAGATCGGCGTCATCGCCGCGCGGCTCGCCGACGGCATCCCCGACGCGCGGCTGGAGGTGGTCGCCGACAGCGATCACTACCTTCCGCTACGGGCGCCGGGCCGACTCCTCGAACTCCTCCTCGGGCCTTCCGACGCCTCGTCCTCCGCCCGCTGA